In Haematobia irritans isolate KBUSLIRL chromosome 1, ASM5000362v1, whole genome shotgun sequence, a genomic segment contains:
- the LOC142221015 gene encoding uncharacterized protein LOC142221015 encodes MDVTSVDQKANGIIPTSHDEVDFVKVQTQTNNFTNNNNCLLNETKGYANFKTDAIQIPKNQNAKVPKDRMSLFSFSKKSTVKPTDLVTEKEEKAQGTTEKSLSCQQPPVPIGTPPRPKKFAKSSSLSRLLGNTYNAKKFEKNEKKLSEGKFNTFGGRQRSNGPYLERFKHYAKEEGDESGGSIISITTPPPPAVAASASVPISKTKNEDKSKCDTLDRHLMALEHFQERRTGDLSSKAMRTISRGLGKLWWKRTHSIEISTPDPEFKVSYLGNVLTGWAKGEGCVEKQLNTLWRNYTQNTKPDVIMRLKVCASGLKATTRQHGLTEYWANRITHCCAPKNYPRVFCWIYRHEGRKLKHELRCHAVLCSKEKQVQEICDTLKANLERALREFKREKILKQNARLSLANAVYDNPSLPRRKILLSVGSNNYRPPLERSKSAPKLMAIEEAIGEEGEEAEETNEPEMKPCCQKDSLYPAMTLGRRRCRRGHSIRRTGQARPVSFNLTAGGQQQHSCCNSLGSCKETQTTTDQNSPVTEQTPDEETRIHYGSDDSDDFEKILKHNNYDSNASLANELMPYFESQLHLNSTNSCSLSDLREMHHESEESGPLSLLATINIDPNADPINDFNPNHQTNQIPANDSNTQRPEGKDQEDHFDSVALRRSGVCSDGEDDFLGEEEDDIYFRQAAILNMLHRHSMRKMANLSLSSDEGSSSLETNTGVRDTDHIAAVRYKHQQQSSISSDTSSVSCSMANHQSAGGEVGTPSTAKRNQINNDSADEGSISSGCETASTVTQNQDDLSLQFHHGVAHQLSLPPHPSYTDGDLEISSLESTHLTTEDLYKNLQNRNNSDAATTFSSSSSITLKMDSSPTNSMKDLDTITNDAITENPSAGAGNTANTNRPRRTRRQRDVKPDSDSECSDESGYVEYQEKEKSNNRKLEQPKPQVPIKPQVPPKPMPRRFINTQSKNTTTV; translated from the exons ATGGATGTCACATCTGTAGACCAAAAAGCCAATGGCATTATACCAACATCCCATGATGAAGTGGATTTCGTTAAagtacaaacacaaacaaataattttaccAACAACAATAATTGCTTGCTGAATGAAACTAAAGGTTATGCAAATTTCAAAACAGATGCAATTCAaataccaaaaaatcaaaatgccaAAGTGCCTAAGGATCGCATGTCCTTGTTtagtttttcgaaaaaatcaacGGTAAAGCCAACCGATTTGGTAACAGAAAAAGAAGAGAAAGCACAGGGAACCACAGAGAAGAGTTTATCTTGCCAGCAACCACCAGTGCCCATTGGAACACCACCAAGACCTAAGAAATTTGCGAAGAGCTCTTCATTGTCTCGCCTCTTGGGTAATACGTATAATgccaaaaaatttgagaaaaatgaaaagaaattatCCGAAGGAAAATTCAATACATTTGGTGGTCGTCAACGCTCCAATGGTCCCTATTTGGAGCGTTTCAAACATTATGCCAAAGAAGAAGGTGATGAGTCAGGAGGATCTATCATCAGCATTacaacaccaccaccaccagcagTAGCAGCATCAGCATCAGTACCCATTAGCAAGACCAAAAATGAGGATAAATCAAAATGCGATACTTTGGATAGACACTTAATGGCTTTGGAACATTTCCAAGAGAGACGTACAGGAGATTTAAGCTCCAAGGCTATGCGTACTATATCCCGGGGTCTAGGCAAACTATGGTGGAAAAGAACCCATAGTATAGAAATCAGCACACCGGATCCAGAGTTCAAGGTCTCCTATTTGGGCAACGTCTTAACAGGTTGGGCCAAAG gTGAAGGTTGTGTGGAAAAACAATTAAACACCCTTTGGCGCAATTATACCCAAAATACTAAACCTGATGTTATAATGCGCCTGAAAGTATGTGCTTCAGGCCTTAAGGCCACCACCCGTCAACACGGACTAACTGAATACTGGGCCAATCGCATTACCCATTGCTGTGCACCAAAGAACTATCCCAGAGTCTTCTGTTGGATTTATCGTCATGAGGGAAGAAAACTAAAACATGAACTACGTTGTCATGCTGTCTTGTGTAGCAAAGAGAAACAAGTTCAGGAAATCTGTGATACTTTAAAG gcTAATCTCGAACGTGCTCTGCGTGAATTTAAAcgtgaaaaaattctcaaacagAATGCCCGTCTTAGTTTGGCCAATGCTGTGTATGATAATCCAAGTTTACCAAGACGCAAAATCTTACTAAGTGTGGGAAGCAATAATTATCGGCCTCCTTTGGAACGTTCCAAATCAGCTCCCAAACTAATGGCCATTGAGGAAGCCATAGGCGAAGAGGGCGAAGAGGCTGAAGAGACCAATGAACCTGAAATGAAACCCTGCTGTCAAAAGGATTCTCTATATCCAGCCATGACTTTGGGTCGCAGACGTTGTCGTCGTGGCCATTCGATAAGACGGACTGGTCAAGCCAGACCTGTTAGTTTTAATCTTACAGCTGGAGGTCAACAACAGCATTCGTGCTGCAATAGCCTGGGATCGTGTAAAGAAACTCAAACTACCACAGATCAAAATAGCCCCGTAACTGAGCAAACACCGGATGAGGAAACACGAATCCATTATGGCTCAGATGATTCCgatgattttgagaaaatcctcAAACACAATAACTACGATAGCAATGCCTCATTGGCCAATGAGTTAATGCCTTATTTTGAGAGTCAATTGCATTTGAATTCCACCAACAGTTGCAGTTTAAGTGACCTACGAGAAATGCATCATGAATCCGAAGAATCTGGTCCTCTCAGCCTTTTGGCCACCATCAATATTGATCCCAATGCTGATCCCATCAATGATTTCAATCCCAATCACCAAACCAATCAAATCCCAGCCAATGATTCAAATACCCAAAGACCCGAAGGAAAGGACCAAGAGGATCATTTCGACAGTGTGGCCCTTAGACGATCTGGCGTATGCAGTGATGGAGAAGATGATTTTCTGGGTGAAGAAGAAGATGATATATATTTCCGCCAAGCAGCTATACTCAATATGTTACATCGTCATTCTATGCGTAAAATGGCCAATTTATCATTGAGCAGTGATGAGGGTAGCAGTAGTTTGGAAACCAATACCGGTGTTCGAGATACAGATCATATTGCTGCGGTGCGTTATAAACATCAACAACAATCTTCCATATCATCGGATACCTCTTCGGTCTCTTGCTCAATGGCCAATCATCAATCCGCCGGAGGGGAGGTAGGAACCCCTTCGACTGCTAAACGTAATCAAATAAACAATGATAGTGCTGATGAAGGTTCTATATCGAGTGGTTGTGAAACAGCTAGCACTGTTACTCAAAATCAAGATGATTTATCTTTACAATTCCATCATGGAGTAGCACATCAACTTAGTCTTCCTCCACATCCCTCATATACAGATGGTGATTTGGAAATTTCATCTTTAGAATCGACGCACCTTACCACTGaggatttgtataaaaatttacaaaatcgcaATAATAGTGATGCTGCCACCACATTCAGCAGTTCTAGTTCAATAACCCTCAAAATGGATTCATCTCCTACGAATTCTATGAAAGATCTGGATACGATTACCAATGATGCGATTACAGAAAATCCTAGTGCAGGTGCAGGTAATACGGCAAATACAAATCGTCCCAGACGAACCAGACGACAGAGAGATGTCAAACCCGATTCCGATTCGGAATGTAGTGATGAATCTGGCTATGTAGAATATCAAGAAAAGGAGAAAAGTAATAACCGAAAATTGGAACAACCAAAGCCACAAGTACCGATAAAGCCTCAAGTACCACCAAAACCCATGCCTCGAAGATTTATCAATACACAAAGCAAGAATACTACAACAGTTTAA